The window GACTACCTCCAGTCGGACGACACCCACCAGACCTACTACAAGTCCACCATCGGCACGGGCTCGGGCTCGGCGGCGCCGGACTTCACCGCCGCGCAGATCGTCGGCGGCAAGAACCCCGAGTGGAACAAGTGGGGCCACGAGCGCACGGGCTGGTCCATCTCCACGTACAACCCGGCCGCTCCGTAGTTTCGTAGCCCGGGATTGAAGTCATGCTCGGCCGTGCCTTTCAGGGCGCGGCCGAGTTTTTTTGGCGCGGGGAGGAAACTTTTCGGCGCTGGGTTCGATAATGCGGGCGGCCGGTCCGACCCTTTTAGAAGAGCCAGCGCCCTATGAGTGTTCGTCTCCCCCCCGCGAAAGAGTCGTCGAGGAGCGCCGCCGTTGGGACTTCCCAGCCTTCCTCCGGGACGGGGTGGCAGGCGATCCCCCACATCAACCAGCTCCGCCCCAAGGGCGCCAACAAGGACTATGCCAACGGCGCCTACAACTGTGCGCCCGCCGTGGTGGCCATGGTGGCGCGGGGCTGGGGGCGGATGGGCCACCTGAATGACGCCGAGCTCATCCAGAAGCTCGGCAAGGGAATCGTCACCGACAAGGGGACGGATGCCGACGGGTTGACGCGGATGCTGGCGCGCGTGGACGTGCCTCCCGCGGGCGAGGCGCTGGGCGCCAACTACTCGGACAAGGCGCTGCGCGAGCACCTCAGCCAGGGCCACAAGCTCATCGCTCAGGTGCAATCGTTCGATCCGAAGACACGGCAGGGCAGCGCCCACTATGTCCTCGTGCAGCGGGTGAACTCCCAGGGCAACTACGTCATCTCGGATCCGCTGAGCAACAAGACCTCCGTGGTCACCCCCCGTCAGCTCCAGGAGGCGGTTCGCAAGGCCCCTCCGGATGGCGGCATGCTGATCCCCATCGCCAGTCCGAACGAGGGCAAGCAGGCGGCCGCCGCGCCCGCCAAGGCTCAGCCCGTGGCAGCGCCTGCTCCGCGCACTCCTCCCGCTGTCCCCGCCGCGCCGGCCCCGAAGTCGCCTCCGGCGACCCCGGACGCTTTCGAGCCCGCCAAGCCCTCCCTGGCCACGCTGGCGAAGGCCCTGAGTGGCCTGACGGCCGCCCCGCTGGCGCCCGATCCGAACGCCTTCACGGCGACCGATGAGGTCTTCGATGGCGTCGATACCTCCTACCGCGAGCAGGCCCCCGAGGTGGACGACCCGCTCATGCGCACCAACGAGGAGCACAACCAGTTCAAG is drawn from Hyalangium ruber and contains these coding sequences:
- a CDS encoding C39 family peptidase, yielding MSVRLPPAKESSRSAAVGTSQPSSGTGWQAIPHINQLRPKGANKDYANGAYNCAPAVVAMVARGWGRMGHLNDAELIQKLGKGIVTDKGTDADGLTRMLARVDVPPAGEALGANYSDKALREHLSQGHKLIAQVQSFDPKTRQGSAHYVLVQRVNSQGNYVISDPLSNKTSVVTPRQLQEAVRKAPPDGGMLIPIASPNEGKQAAAAPAKAQPVAAPAPRTPPAVPAAPAPKSPPATPDAFEPAKPSLATLAKALSGLTAAPLAPDPNAFTATDEVFDGVDTSYREQAPEVDDPLMRTNEEHNQFKLDVSYRGADGAEATQDQPVTPESLSAEEFAQQLLSLKESGDEQAYQTLAQLEKSSFDKDAAVLEHVKRTDKKQPGIGKKTTGVAF